In a single window of the Etheostoma spectabile isolate EspeVRDwgs_2016 chromosome 3, UIUC_Espe_1.0, whole genome shotgun sequence genome:
- the arcn1b gene encoding archain 1b: MVLLAAAVCTKAGKAIVSRQFVEMTRTRIEGLLAAFPKLMNMGKQHTFVETDSVRYVYQPLEKLYMVLITTKNSNILEDLETLRLFSRVIPEYCRVLEESEISEHCFDLIFAFDEIVALGYRENVNLAQIRTFTEMDSHEEKVFRAVRETQEREAKAEMRRKAKELQQARRDAERSGKKVPAFGGFGSAGMTSVSSGSIITDTIVEPEKPKITPATVRPSGPSKALKLGAKGKEVDNFVDKLKSEGETIMPTSGKRGSDVSKVLPPPVNVESVHLRVEEKISLTCGRDGGLQNMELLGMITLRVTDDKSGRIRLIINNNDNKGLQLQTHPNVDKKLFTADSVIGLKNPEKSFPLNNDVGVLKWRLQSTDESLIPLTINCWPSESGSGCDVNIEYELQEESLELNDVVISIPVPSGVGAPVIGDLDGEYKHDSRRNILEWCLPVIDANNKTGSLEFSIAGQPNDFFPINVSFVSKRNYCDIQVTKVTHVDGDSSIRFSSETSFVVDKYEIL; the protein is encoded by the exons ATG GTGCTGTTGGCAGCGGCGGTGTGCACCAAGGCCGGCAAGGCCATTGTATCGCGGCAGTTTGTTGAAATGACCCGGACCCGTATTGAGGGTCTTCTGGCTGCATTCCCTAAACTGATGAACATGGGCAAGCAGCACACCTTTGTGGAAACAGACAGTGTTCGCTACGTGTACCAGCCACTGGAGAAACTCTACATGGTCCTCATCACTACCAAGAACAGCAACATCCTGGAAGACTTGGAGACACTCAGACTCTTCTCCCGTGTG ATCCCAGAGTACTGTCGTGTGCTGGAGGAAAGCGAAATATCGGAGCACTGCTTTGACCTGATCTTTGCCTTCGATGAGATTGTGGCACTAGGCTACAGAGAGAACGTCAACCTGGCTCAGATCCGCACCTTCACAGAGATGGACTCCCATGAGGAGAAGGTTTTCCGTGCTGTCAGagag ACCCAGGAAAGAGAGGCCAAGgcagagatgaggaggaaggCCAAGGAGCTGCAGCAGGCTAGGAGGGACGCTGAGCGCTCTGGAAAGAAGGTGCCAGCTTTTGGCGGCTTTGGCAGTGCCGGCATGACCAGCGTCTCATCAGGGTCCATCATCACAGACACCATCGTCGAGCCTGAGAAGCCCAAGATCACACCAGCTACAGTCAG acCAAGTGGACCCAGTAAGGCCCTGAAACTGGGTGCTAAAGGGAAAGAGGTGGACAACTTTGTCGACAAGCTCAAGTCCGAGGGTGAAACCATCATGCCCACCTCAGGAAAGAGAGGCTCAGATGTATCTAAAGTTCTACCACCACCAGTCAATGTGGAGAG TGTACATCTGCGTGTGGAGGAGAAGATCTCGCTGACTTGCGGACGTGACGGCGGCCTACAGAACATGGAGCTGCTGGGCATGATCACGCTCCGAGTCACAGACGACAAGAGCGGACGCATCCGCCTTATAATCAAcaataatgacaacaaaggaTTGCAACTGCAA ACACATCCCAATGTGGACAAGAAGTTGTTCACAGCTGACTCAGTGATTGGCCTGAAAAACCCAGAGAAGTCCTTCCCTCTCAACAATGACGTGGGTGTGCTGAAGTGGAGACTACAGTCCACAGACGAGTCCCTCATACCTCTAACCA TAAACTGCTGGCCTTCAGAGAGTGGTAGTGGCTGCGATGTCAACATTGAATATGAGCTGCAGGAGGAGAGCCTCGAGCTCAACGACGTGGTCATCAGCATTCCCGTACC GTCTGGTGTGGGAGCCCCTGTGATTGGTGATCTGGATGGAGAGTACAAACATGACAGCAGGCGAAACATTCTGGAGTGGTGTCTACCTGTCATCGATGCCAACAACAAGACCGGCAGCCTGGAGTTCAGCATCGCCGGACAGCCCAATGACTTCTTCCCTAtcaatgtgtcctttgtgtCCAAGCGCAACTACTGCGACATCCAG gtTACCAAAGTGACTCACGTAGATGGCGACAGCTCCATTAGATTCTCTTCAGAAACCTCCTTTGTTGTCGACAAATATGAAATCCTGTAA